A part of Pseudomonas sp. MYb118 genomic DNA contains:
- a CDS encoding PAS domain-containing protein encodes MDNQSIIDVLPGVAWTALADGRVDYVNQYWCRYTGRDRADAMDAGWLSSVHPDDFAQVSQGWQAIIESGEPGDLRARLRRVDGAYRLFVLRMSPVADAAGNLPTWCGIGTDIDEHCQPAPAALEPDLRTLIDSIPALVSLMAPNGELEYVNSHNLQYMGTTLEELQGWSTSNIIHPEDKPRILQSWTHSVTTGEPFRAEQRIRRADGAYHWFVANGIPMRDDCGRITRWWVITVDIDEQKRDKALIAQALVEISASETRFRSLINAVPGFIWSAAPDGYVSFLNQRWCDYTGIALQQACGDGWTASVHPDDHHTLAAYRRILASEQPGEFEARLRRFDGVFRWFLVRAVPERDECGRVARWYGENTDIEDRKRAEMLLEGEKHLLGLIARGTPLRLILEALCKLLEASIDGGVCSIVQIDPNGSYRVPKAVPRIVPGAAPNLPPDLTIAADGRPVDAAGCPAALVAIRNQQVICPDLTREQRWPRWCASALSHGLRANWSTPVTSISGSVTGVLSLLFREPGKPDAIQQNLIAQFTHLASIAIDRARGEAALRQSEAFLAKAQRLSSTGTFSWHAGSNDIIWSEEIYRILDLDPGIRPTFDLLYTRIHPDDLSSYKEMIRCQRKKGRDFEHEHRLQLPDGMIKHVHLVAHAIPDQDGGLEYIAALRDVTQRRLSETALGEVRSELAHLARVASLGALTASIAHEVNQPLAGIITNASTCLRMLGASPPNVDGALETARRTIRDGNRAADVIKRLRVLFSKDSIALEDVDLNEAAREVIALLLGELQRGRVILNPVFADALPLVKGDRVQLQQVILNLILNSKEAMSSVTDRSRHLQVSTGQQGQHVYFEVRDNGTGFEPQDAERLFNAFFTTKQSGMGIGLSVSHSIIDSHDGLLSARMNDIGPGAIFRFSLPYPSGNAQASGGDDTPRPGAGSGRDHTREGS; translated from the coding sequence ATGGACAACCAGAGCATCATCGACGTGCTGCCAGGTGTGGCATGGACCGCGCTCGCCGATGGTCGTGTCGACTATGTCAATCAATACTGGTGCCGCTACACCGGCCGTGATCGCGCGGACGCCATGGACGCGGGCTGGCTGTCCTCCGTTCACCCGGATGATTTTGCGCAGGTGTCACAGGGCTGGCAGGCGATCATCGAAAGTGGCGAACCTGGCGATCTGCGCGCACGCCTGCGCCGCGTTGACGGTGCCTACCGCCTCTTTGTCCTGCGCATGAGCCCGGTGGCGGATGCCGCCGGCAACCTGCCAACGTGGTGCGGGATCGGCACCGACATCGACGAGCACTGCCAGCCTGCCCCAGCGGCGCTCGAGCCCGACCTGCGCACGCTGATCGACAGCATTCCTGCCCTGGTTTCGCTGATGGCGCCCAATGGCGAGCTGGAGTACGTGAACAGCCACAATCTGCAATACATGGGCACCACCCTGGAAGAACTTCAGGGCTGGAGCACCAGTAACATCATCCACCCCGAGGACAAACCCAGGATCCTGCAAAGCTGGACGCATTCGGTGACCACTGGAGAGCCGTTTCGTGCAGAACAACGCATCCGCCGTGCCGACGGTGCCTATCATTGGTTCGTCGCCAATGGCATACCGATGCGCGACGACTGCGGGCGCATCACCCGCTGGTGGGTGATCACGGTGGACATCGACGAGCAAAAGCGCGACAAGGCCCTGATCGCGCAGGCACTGGTCGAGATCAGTGCTTCGGAAACGCGGTTTCGCAGCCTGATCAACGCGGTCCCGGGTTTTATCTGGAGCGCTGCGCCCGATGGCTACGTCAGTTTCCTCAACCAGCGTTGGTGCGACTATACCGGCATCGCGCTGCAACAAGCGTGCGGCGATGGTTGGACGGCCTCGGTGCACCCGGACGATCACCACACGCTGGCGGCCTATCGGCGAATACTGGCATCGGAACAGCCCGGAGAATTCGAGGCGCGGTTGCGCCGCTTTGACGGCGTCTTTCGCTGGTTCCTGGTGCGCGCCGTTCCGGAACGCGACGAGTGCGGGCGAGTGGCGCGTTGGTACGGGGAAAATACCGACATCGAAGATCGCAAGCGCGCCGAGATGTTGCTGGAGGGTGAAAAACACCTGCTCGGCCTGATTGCCAGAGGTACGCCGCTCAGGCTCATTCTCGAAGCCCTGTGCAAGCTGCTCGAGGCGAGTATCGACGGCGGTGTGTGCAGCATCGTGCAGATCGACCCCAATGGCTCGTATCGGGTGCCCAAGGCCGTGCCGCGCATAGTGCCGGGTGCCGCGCCGAACCTGCCGCCCGACCTGACCATCGCCGCCGACGGTCGCCCGGTGGATGCAGCTGGCTGTCCGGCCGCCCTTGTCGCGATTCGCAACCAACAGGTGATTTGCCCGGACCTTACCCGCGAGCAACGTTGGCCTCGTTGGTGCGCCAGCGCACTGAGTCATGGCCTGCGGGCCAACTGGTCAACCCCGGTGACCTCCATCAGTGGCAGTGTGACGGGCGTGCTCTCGCTGCTGTTTCGCGAGCCGGGCAAGCCTGACGCCATCCAGCAGAATCTGATTGCGCAGTTCACCCATCTCGCCAGCATCGCCATCGACCGGGCGCGCGGCGAAGCGGCGCTACGCCAGAGTGAGGCGTTCCTGGCCAAGGCACAGCGGCTGAGTTCCACTGGCACATTTTCGTGGCATGCCGGCTCGAACGACATCATCTGGTCTGAGGAAATCTATCGGATTCTCGACCTCGATCCCGGCATCAGGCCCACCTTCGACCTGCTGTACACGCGTATCCATCCGGATGACCTCTCCAGCTACAAGGAGATGATTCGTTGTCAGCGCAAGAAAGGTCGCGACTTCGAACACGAACATCGCCTGCAACTGCCCGACGGGATGATCAAGCATGTACACCTGGTGGCCCATGCGATACCGGATCAGGACGGTGGTCTGGAGTACATCGCCGCCTTGCGGGACGTGACACAGCGGCGCCTTTCCGAGACGGCGCTGGGCGAGGTTCGCTCGGAGCTGGCCCATCTGGCGCGGGTGGCCAGCCTGGGCGCCTTGACCGCTTCCATCGCCCACGAAGTCAATCAGCCACTGGCCGGTATCATCACCAATGCCAGCACCTGCCTGCGCATGCTCGGAGCCAGTCCACCGAACGTCGATGGCGCCCTGGAAACGGCGCGACGCACCATTCGCGACGGCAATCGGGCCGCAGATGTCATCAAGCGTCTGCGGGTATTGTTTTCCAAGGACAGCATCGCCCTGGAAGACGTCGACCTCAACGAGGCCGCGCGCGAGGTGATCGCCCTGCTGCTCGGCGAACTGCAGCGGGGCCGGGTGATTCTCAATCCTGTGTTCGCCGACGCCCTGCCTCTGGTCAAGGGTGATCGCGTGCAGTTGCAGCAGGTCATTCTCAACCTGATCCTCAATTCCAAAGAGGCGATGAGCAGCGTCACCGATCGTTCACGGCACCTGCAGGTCAGCACCGGGCAGCAGGGTCAGCATGTGTATTTCGAAGTCAGGGACAACGGCACTGGTTTTGAGCCGCAAGATGCCGAGCGCCTGTTCAACGCGTTCTTCACCACCAAGCAATCGGGCATGGGCATCGGTTTGTCTGTCAGCCATTCGATTATCGACAGCCATGACGGTCTCCTGTCGGCCCGCATGAACGATATCGGGCCCGGTGCAATCTTTCGTTTTTCTCTTCCATACCCGTCTGGCAATGCCCAGGCGAGCGGTGGGGATGACACCCCCAGGCCGGGCGCGGGAAGCGGCCGCGATCACACCAGAGAGGGTTCTTGA
- a CDS encoding response regulator transcription factor: protein MDKPLLISVVDDDESVREALPDLLREFGFAVQAFSSAQAFLASDYLEQTRCLILDVAMPGMSGPELQKQLASQHYAIPIIFITALSDAGQRPFLVNQGAVDCLLKPFSEAELLKALSAALPVS, encoded by the coding sequence ATGGACAAGCCTTTACTCATATCGGTGGTTGACGACGATGAGTCCGTGCGTGAAGCGTTACCGGATCTGCTCAGGGAGTTCGGCTTTGCGGTGCAGGCCTTTTCTTCAGCGCAGGCGTTTCTGGCCTCCGATTATCTCGAACAGACGCGCTGCCTGATTCTGGACGTCGCCATGCCGGGCATGTCCGGTCCCGAGTTGCAAAAGCAGCTCGCATCGCAGCATTACGCGATCCCGATCATTTTTATCACGGCACTGAGTGATGCCGGGCAGCGCCCGTTTCTGGTGAATCAGGGGGCGGTGGACTGCCTGCTCAAGCCGTTCAGCGAGGCCGAATTGCTAAAAGCCCTCAGCGCCGCGTTGCCGGTCAGTTGA
- a CDS encoding response regulator transcription factor has translation MNANNESAPKPVDSTPIVFVVDDDISVRESLELLIEQAQWRPQLFESAQAFLAHPRPLVPSCLVLDINLPDLNGLDLQNAIAGERPDMPIIFITGYGDVPRSVRAMKAGAVEFLTKPFDDEVLLIAIADALQGSRVALSREGDLRVLRDNHATLTPREQEVLDMVVAGRMNKVIASDLGISEITVKAHRGRVMRKMKARSLADLVKKVGQLLPQAD, from the coding sequence GTGAACGCCAATAACGAGTCAGCGCCGAAGCCCGTAGACAGCACACCCATCGTGTTCGTGGTCGATGACGATATCTCCGTGCGCGAGTCATTGGAGTTACTGATCGAACAGGCGCAGTGGCGGCCGCAGCTGTTTGAATCGGCGCAGGCATTCCTCGCCCATCCAAGGCCTTTGGTGCCCAGTTGCCTGGTACTCGATATCAACCTGCCGGACCTCAACGGGCTGGATTTGCAGAACGCAATTGCCGGCGAGCGGCCGGACATGCCGATCATATTCATCACCGGTTACGGTGATGTGCCGCGTTCGGTGCGGGCGATGAAGGCCGGGGCCGTGGAGTTCCTGACCAAACCGTTTGACGATGAAGTGTTGCTCATAGCCATCGCCGACGCGCTGCAGGGCAGTCGTGTGGCGCTGAGTCGTGAGGGCGACCTGCGGGTGCTGCGCGACAACCATGCCACTCTGACCCCCCGTGAACAGGAAGTGCTGGACATGGTCGTGGCAGGGCGTATGAACAAGGTCATTGCCTCGGACCTGGGGATCAGCGAGATCACGGTCAAGGCCCACCGTGGCAGGGTCATGCGCAAGATGAAGGCCAGATCGCTGGCCGATCTGGTGAAAAAAGTCGGGCAGCTTTTACCTCAAGCCGATTGA
- a CDS encoding winged helix-turn-helix domain-containing protein, producing the protein MESVPDNLHESLSLQLAFGPFCVTPGKRLLTHNGNAVEIGGRALDLLIALLERPGRVLSKHELIKLVWPNIVVSEGSLRFHMTGLRKILGDGEDGARYISTQVGVGYAFVAPIERLQPEQHLTIATAPPASPPGEQRLSSVGNLPPRARLVGRDDDAQMLVERALEPRLFTIVGPGGVGKTSLAIEVGHRLGAGHAERVRFVDLAQVEDAALVTSALAAALGIPVQAEDPLHVLLAHLRTRRLVLIIDNCEHLIDAVSTIVEQIREAAPDVALLTTSREPLRALGEHIHWLSPLGFPVDTQTLSVEQLLAFPAVKLFVERASSGNAALQLDVGDAQLIADMCRRLEGMALPIELAAMRVASHGVQATHALLGERFSLGWSGRRTALPRHQTLRAMLDWSYALLCPQEHLVFDRLAVFVGPFSLEAASQILADGQIDSISAAAALDELAAKGLVTVDHSNAMATYRLLEMTRAYAREKLAARGDIEAHALSFRHAAYFTARLDHLGSTPGEIYESCARLSCQLGNIRSALEWSFGPQGDPGLALPLAAASAALFLHFSLMVECRAWCSRAIELLELGYFGTPTEMELQAALGLVQMFTRGNSEAAHKALLRALDIAQALGDHWSQLRLLGRLQIFSERMGDFPSSLAWAEQAVEVGNLIGKPEAIAVAASLAGISHHLLGNQQLARQALEKSLRHSLPSQRSSTVHYGFDHRNRTGLALARTLWLLGFPDQARRWAEQVEAEAAALDHSVTYCIALVWTLCIYIWTGDLDKATARLDTFSNIAEANALAPYVAATLGVQGAIAIRAGQPGNAVALLEESLARLQGMRYELLTTSFEISLIEGLMLNAQPEKALCQAERTIDHCRRSGDAYALPELLRIKASILKTLDPGADRVVQDTLQESLTLSRQQGARSWELRASMDLARVWLEQHKPAEARALLTACREQMTEGYDSLDLRQLESLWQSLPG; encoded by the coding sequence GTGGAGTCCGTCCCAGACAATTTGCATGAATCCCTGAGCCTGCAACTCGCCTTCGGACCTTTCTGCGTCACGCCGGGCAAGCGCCTGCTCACCCATAACGGCAACGCCGTGGAGATTGGCGGCCGCGCCCTGGACCTGCTGATCGCCCTGCTCGAACGCCCCGGTCGCGTGCTGTCCAAGCACGAGCTGATCAAACTGGTCTGGCCCAATATCGTGGTGTCCGAAGGCAGCCTGCGCTTTCACATGACCGGCCTGCGCAAGATCCTCGGCGATGGCGAAGACGGTGCACGTTACATCTCCACGCAAGTGGGCGTGGGGTATGCCTTCGTCGCCCCCATCGAGCGCTTGCAGCCCGAGCAGCACCTGACAATTGCCACCGCGCCTCCCGCCTCGCCGCCGGGCGAGCAACGGCTGAGCAGCGTCGGCAACCTGCCGCCGAGGGCCCGGCTGGTGGGGCGCGACGACGATGCGCAAATGCTCGTCGAGCGGGCGCTGGAGCCCAGGCTGTTCACCATCGTCGGCCCCGGCGGGGTCGGCAAGACCAGCCTGGCAATCGAGGTCGGGCACCGGCTTGGCGCCGGCCACGCCGAGCGCGTGCGCTTCGTCGACCTGGCCCAGGTCGAGGACGCCGCGCTGGTGACCTCGGCACTGGCGGCGGCGCTGGGTATTCCCGTGCAGGCCGAAGACCCACTGCACGTGCTGCTGGCGCATCTGCGCACACGCCGGCTGGTGTTGATCATCGACAACTGCGAGCACCTGATCGACGCGGTGTCGACCATCGTCGAACAGATCCGCGAAGCCGCCCCCGACGTAGCGCTGCTGACCACCAGCCGCGAACCGCTGCGCGCCCTGGGCGAGCACATCCACTGGCTCAGCCCGCTGGGTTTTCCTGTGGACACGCAGACACTGAGCGTCGAACAACTGCTGGCATTCCCGGCCGTGAAACTGTTCGTCGAACGCGCCTCTTCAGGCAATGCGGCCTTGCAACTGGACGTCGGCGATGCGCAGTTGATCGCCGACATGTGCCGGCGCCTGGAAGGCATGGCCTTGCCAATCGAACTGGCGGCCATGCGCGTGGCCAGCCATGGCGTACAGGCCACCCATGCGTTGCTCGGCGAGCGTTTTTCCCTGGGCTGGTCGGGGCGGCGCACCGCCTTGCCGCGCCACCAGACCCTGCGCGCGATGCTGGACTGGAGCTACGCCCTGCTCTGCCCTCAGGAACACCTGGTGTTCGATCGCCTGGCGGTGTTCGTCGGGCCGTTTTCCCTGGAGGCCGCGTCGCAGATTCTCGCCGACGGGCAGATCGACTCGATCAGCGCAGCCGCCGCTTTAGACGAGCTGGCCGCCAAGGGCCTGGTCACCGTCGATCACAGCAACGCCATGGCCACCTATCGCCTGCTGGAGATGACCCGCGCCTACGCCCGGGAAAAACTCGCGGCGCGCGGCGACATCGAGGCCCATGCCCTGTCCTTCCGCCATGCCGCCTACTTCACCGCGCGGCTCGATCACCTGGGCAGTACGCCCGGGGAAATCTACGAGAGCTGCGCGCGGCTCTCCTGCCAGTTGGGCAACATCCGCAGCGCCCTGGAATGGAGCTTCGGCCCCCAGGGCGATCCGGGGCTGGCGTTGCCACTGGCGGCCGCCAGCGCGGCGTTGTTCCTGCATTTTTCGCTGATGGTCGAGTGCCGGGCCTGGTGCTCCCGGGCCATCGAGTTACTGGAACTGGGCTACTTCGGCACGCCGACCGAAATGGAACTGCAAGCTGCCCTCGGGCTGGTGCAGATGTTCACCCGCGGCAATAGCGAGGCCGCGCACAAGGCCTTGCTCCGGGCGCTGGACATCGCCCAGGCGCTCGGCGATCACTGGTCGCAGCTGCGCCTGCTCGGGCGCCTGCAAATCTTTTCCGAACGTATGGGTGACTTCCCTTCGTCGCTGGCCTGGGCCGAGCAAGCCGTGGAAGTCGGCAACCTGATCGGCAAGCCCGAAGCCATCGCCGTCGCCGCCTCGCTGGCGGGCATTTCCCATCACCTGCTGGGCAATCAGCAACTGGCCCGCCAGGCCCTGGAAAAATCCCTGCGCCACAGCCTGCCATCGCAACGCAGCAGCACCGTCCACTATGGCTTCGATCACCGCAACCGCACCGGCCTGGCGCTGGCGCGCACCCTGTGGCTGCTGGGGTTTCCTGACCAGGCCAGGCGCTGGGCCGAGCAGGTCGAAGCCGAAGCCGCCGCCCTGGATCATTCGGTGACCTACTGCATCGCGCTGGTCTGGACACTGTGCATCTACATCTGGACCGGCGACCTGGACAAGGCCACGGCGCGCCTGGACACCTTCAGCAACATCGCCGAAGCCAACGCCCTCGCCCCCTACGTGGCGGCGACCCTGGGCGTGCAAGGGGCGATTGCGATTCGCGCAGGCCAGCCGGGCAATGCCGTGGCCCTGCTCGAAGAGAGCCTGGCGCGGCTGCAAGGCATGCGTTATGAACTGCTGACCACTTCGTTCGAGATCTCGTTGATCGAAGGCCTGATGCTCAACGCCCAGCCTGAAAAAGCGCTGTGCCAGGCCGAGCGCACCATCGACCACTGCCGTCGCAGCGGCGACGCCTACGCGCTGCCCGAACTGCTGCGAATCAAGGCGAGCATCCTCAAGACCCTGGACCCTGGCGCCGACCGGGTCGTGCAGGACACGCTGCAGGAATCGCTCACGCTGAGCCGCCAGCAAGGCGCTCGTTCATGGGAACTGCGGGCTTCGATGGACCTCGCGCGCGTGTGGCTGGAACAGCACAAGCCGGCTGAGGCCAGGGCACTGTTGACGGCCTGTCGCGAGCAGATGACGGAAGGCTACGACAGCCTCGACCTGCGGCAATTGGAAAGCCTGTGGCAGAGCCTTCCAGGTTAA
- a CDS encoding organic hydroperoxide resistance protein has product MINVEKVLYTGHTHTTGGREGTGRSQDGRLDLKLSAPGAPGLGTNPEQLFAVCWSACFLGSLRHACNARKISFPADAAVDAQIDLMHGEQGFFLQARLAVSLPEIAPDIARQLIDAAHQNCPYSKATRRNIDVALSLA; this is encoded by the coding sequence ATGATCAATGTCGAAAAAGTCCTCTACACCGGCCATACCCACACCACCGGCGGCCGTGAAGGGACGGGACGCAGCCAGGACGGCCGACTGGACCTCAAGCTCTCCGCCCCCGGTGCGCCGGGCCTGGGCACCAACCCCGAGCAACTGTTCGCGGTCTGCTGGTCGGCGTGTTTCCTCGGTTCCCTGCGTCACGCCTGCAACGCCCGCAAGATCAGCTTTCCGGCGGATGCCGCAGTCGATGCGCAGATCGACCTGATGCATGGCGAACAGGGCTTTTTCCTGCAAGCCCGGCTCGCCGTATCCCTGCCGGAGATCGCCCCGGACATCGCCCGGCAACTGATCGACGCGGCCCACCAGAACTGCCCCTACTCCAAGGCGACCCGGCGCAACATCGACGTGGCCCTTTCCCTCGCCTGA
- a CDS encoding sigma factor codes for MAERYRGSCLDRVHRPANEELCALMADVLEHDTPASLQLIATVTPLLLAFFEGQVQAARVERASVDALVQQAFMTLHRRRADYDVNTPFRAWLIDTARDTLLEHLRSQPGAEVVAPAASTSLLNCHRALRAI; via the coding sequence ATGGCCGAACGTTATCGCGGTAGCTGCCTGGACAGAGTCCACCGCCCCGCCAACGAAGAACTGTGTGCGTTGATGGCCGATGTCCTGGAACACGACACACCCGCCTCATTGCAACTGATCGCCACCGTCACTCCCTTGTTGCTGGCGTTTTTCGAAGGCCAGGTGCAGGCCGCCCGGGTCGAGCGCGCCAGCGTCGACGCCCTGGTGCAACAGGCGTTCATGACCCTGCATCGACGCCGTGCCGACTACGATGTGAACACCCCCTTTCGTGCGTGGCTGATCGATACCGCCCGCGACACTCTGCTCGAACATTTGCGCAGCCAGCCTGGCGCCGAGGTCGTCGCCCCGGCGGCCAGCACGTCCCTGTTGAACTGCCATCGAGCCCTGCGGGCCATTTGA
- a CDS encoding creatininase family protein, with protein MLLPMSTWSEIEQFLERSRTIVIPIGSNEQHGPIGLLGTDWMCPEIIAHEAQKTADILIAPTFNIGMAQHHLGFPGTITLRPSTFIAAIGDWVRSLAAHGFEKIFFLNGHGGNIASIEAAFSELYAEASFARRPAGFSLKLCNWWDLEGVTALANQQFPTGHGIHATPSEIAVTQWAYPDSIKSAPYSPQIANWGPIREAHDFRARHPDGRMGSDPAQASPEKGRQLVMLAAQGLIRELDLFSSEQAPR; from the coding sequence ATGTTATTACCAATGTCTACCTGGTCCGAGATCGAGCAATTTCTCGAGCGCTCGCGCACCATCGTCATTCCTATTGGCTCCAACGAGCAGCATGGCCCGATCGGTCTGCTGGGCACCGACTGGATGTGCCCGGAGATCATCGCCCACGAAGCACAGAAAACCGCCGATATCCTGATCGCCCCGACCTTCAACATCGGCATGGCCCAGCACCACCTCGGATTCCCCGGCACCATCACTCTGCGCCCCTCGACTTTCATCGCCGCCATCGGCGACTGGGTGCGTTCGCTGGCGGCCCACGGTTTCGAGAAGATCTTTTTCCTCAACGGTCACGGCGGCAACATCGCCTCGATCGAGGCGGCGTTCTCCGAGCTTTACGCCGAAGCCAGTTTCGCCCGCCGTCCGGCAGGCTTCTCATTGAAGCTGTGCAACTGGTGGGACCTGGAAGGCGTCACCGCGCTGGCCAACCAGCAGTTCCCCACCGGCCACGGCATCCATGCCACGCCGTCGGAAATCGCCGTGACCCAGTGGGCCTACCCGGACTCGATCAAGTCGGCGCCCTATTCGCCACAGATCGCCAACTGGGGCCCGATCCGCGAAGCCCATGACTTCCGCGCCCGCCATCCCGACGGCCGGATGGGTTCGGACCCGGCCCAGGCGTCGCCGGAAAAAGGCCGCCAGCTGGTGATGTTGGCCGCGCAGGGCCTGATCCGCGAACTGGATCTGTTCAGCAGCGAACAAGCCCCGCGCTAG
- a CDS encoding ABC-F family ATP-binding cassette domain-containing protein: MTSTCLTLDSVTFTLADGRVVFSELCLELDQQATGLVGRNGVGKSLLARILAGQLEPSSGRCVRDGSVHYLTQQVDTARSVADLMGVEPVLAALQRIEAGSVEPADFDIVADRWDIRRLVQTELQAQGLGHLALEQPASQLSGGQAMRVALVGAWVANPDWLILDEPTNHLDRASRLAFMAQLDQWPKGLLVISHDRQLLRLMSRIVELSSLGPHSYGGNYDFYQQAKALERENAARLLQQRKHERKRGEQELAQQRERQERRSAQGNRSAREANQAPILLGRRKEQSENSLGKSRAQETAAREQLNRQVREAAQQVEQESLIRLYSPGDSSGHRRQVARLQALRLPFRPERAGAIDLSIGGGQRIGVVGDNGVGKSTLLKVLAGQLPPQSGECSVQVPVAWLDQQASSLDPHKSVLEQLREVNRRSSEGELRTRLAHLDLDAGKLQQPSGSLSGGERLKAAMACVLYADTPAQLLLLDEPGNHLDLASLRALETMLSQYQGALVIASHDEDLLSRLQLTHLLHLHSHTWEIQIL, encoded by the coding sequence ATGACCTCTACCTGCCTGACGCTGGACAGCGTCACCTTCACCCTGGCCGATGGCCGGGTGGTCTTTTCCGAACTGTGCCTCGAACTCGACCAGCAGGCCACCGGCCTGGTGGGCCGCAATGGTGTGGGCAAGAGTTTGCTGGCGCGCATACTGGCCGGGCAGCTTGAGCCAAGCAGTGGCCGATGCGTGCGTGATGGCTCTGTGCACTACCTGACACAACAGGTCGATACAGCCCGAAGTGTTGCCGATCTGATGGGTGTCGAACCGGTGCTGGCAGCACTGCAACGCATCGAAGCCGGCAGCGTCGAACCTGCGGATTTCGACATCGTCGCCGATCGCTGGGATATCCGCAGGCTTGTGCAGACCGAGTTGCAGGCTCAGGGCCTGGGCCATCTTGCGCTTGAACAACCCGCCAGCCAGCTCAGTGGTGGCCAGGCCATGCGCGTGGCGCTGGTGGGGGCCTGGGTGGCCAACCCTGACTGGCTGATCCTCGATGAGCCGACCAATCACCTCGATCGCGCCAGCCGCCTGGCGTTCATGGCGCAACTGGATCAGTGGCCCAAGGGATTGCTGGTGATCAGCCATGACCGGCAATTGTTGCGACTTATGTCGCGGATCGTCGAACTGTCGTCACTGGGCCCGCACAGCTATGGCGGCAACTACGATTTTTATCAGCAGGCCAAGGCCCTGGAACGTGAAAACGCCGCGCGGCTGTTGCAGCAGCGCAAGCACGAACGCAAGCGTGGCGAGCAGGAACTGGCCCAGCAGCGCGAACGTCAGGAACGCCGCAGCGCCCAGGGCAACCGAAGTGCGCGCGAGGCCAATCAGGCGCCGATCCTGCTGGGGCGGCGCAAGGAGCAAAGCGAGAACAGCCTAGGCAAGTCACGGGCCCAGGAAACCGCCGCTCGCGAGCAGCTGAACCGTCAGGTGCGCGAGGCGGCGCAACAGGTCGAGCAGGAATCGTTGATTCGTTTGTACTCGCCTGGGGATTCATCGGGGCATCGACGTCAGGTCGCCAGGCTACAGGCGTTGCGACTGCCGTTCAGGCCTGAACGTGCCGGCGCAATCGACCTGAGCATTGGCGGCGGGCAGCGCATTGGCGTGGTGGGCGATAACGGCGTGGGCAAATCAACACTGTTGAAGGTGTTGGCGGGGCAATTGCCGCCGCAGTCGGGGGAATGTTCGGTGCAGGTGCCGGTGGCCTGGCTCGATCAACAGGCAAGCAGCCTGGACCCGCACAAGTCGGTGCTCGAACAGTTGCGGGAAGTGAACCGTCGCAGCAGCGAGGGCGAGTTGCGTACGCGCCTGGCCCACCTGGACCTGGATGCCGGGAAACTGCAACAACCCAGTGGCTCGCTCAGTGGCGGCGAGCGCCTCAAGGCTGCCATGGCTTGCGTGCTCTATGCCGACACACCGGCGCAGTTGCTGTTGCTGGACGAACCGGGCAACCACCTGGACCTGGCCTCGCTACGGGCGCTGGAAACCATGCTGAGCCAATACCAGGGCGCCTTGGTGATCGCCTCCCACGACGAAGACCTCCTTTCGCGCTTGCAGCTCACCCACCTCCTGCACCTGCACAGCCACACCTGGGAAATACAAATCCTGTAG
- a CDS encoding DUF4174 domain-containing protein, translating to MLIRSLTLTTLLAFAGPLLAADGDSPLDVQKGLARPLVIIAQSTVDPVWISLKKSLEDPANKQGIADRNIKVYSVLNMSGQLDGKDMGQQDTMALIRALKMGAGALPKVILIGKDGEKKFESSGEEAKATDLKKIFETIDAMPMAEKEAAAAAAPPPPAAEPAPAKGAKNAKPAKPAKPAKPPEQPDD from the coding sequence ATGCTCATCAGGTCACTGACCCTGACAACCCTGCTGGCCTTTGCCGGCCCCTTGCTCGCCGCTGATGGTGATTCGCCGTTGGATGTCCAGAAGGGCCTGGCCCGACCGCTTGTCATCATCGCCCAAAGCACGGTGGACCCCGTCTGGATCAGCCTGAAAAAATCCCTGGAAGACCCGGCCAACAAGCAGGGAATCGCCGACCGCAACATCAAGGTGTACAGCGTGCTGAACATGTCCGGCCAGCTTGACGGCAAGGACATGGGCCAGCAGGACACCATGGCGCTGATCCGCGCGTTGAAAATGGGAGCAGGGGCGTTGCCCAAGGTGATCCTGATCGGCAAGGACGGCGAGAAAAAATTCGAAAGCTCGGGCGAAGAAGCCAAAGCCACGGACCTGAAGAAAATCTTCGAGACCATCGACGCCATGCCAATGGCCGAAAAAGAAGCGGCCGCCGCCGCAGCACCTCCGCCACCCGCCGCCGAGCCCGCCCCGGCCAAGGGCGCCAAGAATGCCAAGCCGGCCAAACCGGCGAAACCGGCCAAGCCACCAGAGCAGCCGGATGATTGA